The genomic interval ACGGCTTTAATTCCATCTTCCTTCTACCCGTTAATCTGTATGGTCCAAGAGATAACTTTGATCTGGAAACCTCGCATGTCATTCCTGCGCTTATTCGCAAATGCTTAGAGGCGAAAGAACAGAATGCTGATTACATTGAGGTTTGGGGCACAGGAATTGCAACAAGAGAGTTTTTATATGTGGAGGACGCTGCAACAGCTATTCTGCAAGCCGCAGAGCAGTTTAATGGCGAAGAGCCTGTCAATATTGGCACAGGCCGCGAAATCTCGATTAAAGAGCTCGTTCATTTAATTGCAGAGAAAACAGGCTATACCGGAAATATACGATGGGATGCAAGCAGACCCGACGGGCAGCTGCGAAGATGCCTTGACACATCCAAAGCAGAGCAGCTATTCTCCTTCAAGGCACAGACAGATCTGCCGGAAGGGTTAGAGAAAACCGTCAAATGGTATATCGATCAGCAATAAATACGGTCATAAAAACAAAAGCCACAGCGACTATCCCTAGTCGCTGTGGCTTTTGTTTTTATGATGCCCGCTTCTTTCCTTTTATTGCGCTCCCTTTTTTCCGTGGCTGGACACTCCCCTTACGCTTGCTCCGGCTGACAGCTCTCCTGCTCGATGCGCCTTTACTACTTTTTTTTCTTCGCATGGCGGTTGTTTTTTTTCCTAACCTTTTACGTCCGTTTCTTCTTAACGGCTTCGTTCTCCCTATGCTTGAAGCTGGTTTGGCAACTGGCAGATTAGCCTGATAATAGCTTGAAACCTCAGCAAAATACGAATTCAACACATTTTCAAGGCTCTGCTGGGAATAATGGTTCGTTTCGATATTTTTTGCCCGAAGCTTATCGAACCAGCTTGTCACCCCTTGAACAAAACCGTCTGTTGCCTGCAAACGTCTCTCGCATACGTCCATATGAAGATTAAGCTCATCCTCCGTAGGCAGGAGCCCCATCTGAATCAGCTGATTGAATACAATTTTTTTCCCGATCATTTGTTGTTCCGCATTATGCTTCGCGCCTATTTGCTCACTATGAATGCGGTAATGAAGCAGTACATCAGGTATATTCGTGATACGGGTTAATTGCGCCATTCTCGACCACAGCTCATAATCCTCCGTATGAGGGCTTTGATAGTCATAGTAAAGCGAATAGCTCTTAACAACGGAGCTCCGCATCATGACCGTTGGATGATTTAGAGAGCAATAAAACAAAAGCCCTGCCTTAATGTCCTCATGGTCGGTTGGATGCTTAACCCAAATATCGGTATGCATATATTTCATCGCTGTGCCGCAAAGGCCTATATCCGGGTATTGATTCATAAGCTCAACCTGCCTAGCCAAACGATCAGGAAAAGCAAAATCATCACAATCCATTCTAGCAATATATTCGCCTTGAGCAAGAACAAGCCCCTTGTTTAGCGTGAAAATAAGTCCGTAGTTTGATCCATTGCTAAAGAAACGGATTCTTGTATCCGAGTAAGAGGCAATGATTGCGGCGCTCTGATCATTGGAGCCGTCATCAATAATTAAAAACTCAAAATCTTGAAATGTCTGATTTAAAATGCTTTCGATTGCTTCGCGCAAAAACAATTCACCGTTATAAACCGGCATCAAAACCGTTACCTTTGGCACCTTCCCGCCTCCTTCTACACACTCACTACTATACAATGAATGATAGATGCAGATGGTTTGGACAAAAGCCTTAGGGCATCTTCATCGTTCTTTCAACAATGTCGCTGTTTCAGTATAATCTCGGATGATTCGCTCGTATTTGCTGAACAATCATCGCATGCTTCTGTCCCGCATCATAGGACAACGAATGGCCATGACGCCGATATAATAACAAGGCTTCATGAATGGCAGTCCCACGCCAGCCCCTCTCGCATAACGAAATCCAGAAATCCCAATCCTCATAGCCGTGTATCATCGCTTCATTGTAACCGCCTACTGATAACCAAGCACTTTTGCGAACAAGCGACGTGACACAAACAATATTTTCAGAAAGCAAGCGGTTAAAATCAAATTCAGGCGGAATCCAAACCCACGATTGATCGCCGAAATACTCCAACCCGACAGTTGCGAACCCAACCTCCGGTCTCGCTTCTAATATGCGGTAAGCCTTCTCTATTAAAGTAGGCTGTATTTTGTCGTCCGCATCAAGGGGCAATATATATTTCCCTCTTGCTTCGCGTATGCCAACATTTCGTCCATACGGCAGACCGATATTCGTCTGAACATGAATGACTCTCGTTTTTGGCCGCTGAAGGCGTTGAAGCACATCGATTGTGTACGGGTCGGTAGAGCCGTTATTTACGACAATAATTTCAATTTCTTGAAAGATCGAGTTTAAGCAAGAATCTACGGCTTCCTCCACATATTGGCCGTAATTGTAACAGGGAATGACGATGCTTACGATTGGCGTGAGCTCAAGATCTTGACCAAGTCGCCTGCGTAGCATTCTCCTAACCTCCCATTCGTCTCGCAGCCAGCTGAGCCATAGCTTATCCAAGCGGTTCTCGTGAAACAACTCTGGATGGTTACTCACAATTTGTTTACTGAGCAGATCATGCTTGGAACCATCCGAATCGGCGCTTAATACACGATAAGCCAGCGGGGCGTCATTTACGGCTATACTGATCCAGCCCTTTTTCGAAAGCGAAATCCAAAAGTCCCAATCCTCATAACCATCCGTCATCCCCTCGTTATAGCCGCCAGCTTCAAGCCAAGCCTGCTTCCGAAAGAGAGCGCTTATGCATATAATATTTTCAGCTAACAAGCGGCCAAAATGAAAGACCGGCGGCTCCCAGCTATAATGAACAGCCCCGAAAGTATGATAGCCTGGCGAAGCAATGCCTGCCATTGGATTTTGCTCAAGCAGGCGAATCGCCTTGTCAAGAAAGCTGTTATGGAGCAAATCATTTGCATTCAGCGATACGATGAAGTCGCCCTGCGCTGCCTTAATCCCCGCATTCCTCGCAGCCGGGAGTCCACTGTTCCTCTCATAAATGACTCTCGTCTTTGGTTTATTTAAACTAGTTAATAGATCGATCGTCGCTGGCTCTGTTGATCCATAATCCATGACGATTACTTCAATCTCCGAATAGGAAGAAGCTAAGCAGGAATCGATGGTTTGTTCAATAAATCTACCCTCATCAAAGCACGGGATTACTATGCTGACCTTCACATTCATCGGGCAAGCTCCTTTCATTCTGGTGTAACTTTCCTGTCTGGCAGCATAAAGTAATGATACATATCCTTTGTCACCGGCAAGCTATATTTCACCGTCAACAGCGAAAGAATCGACTGGTCGTAACGATGATCGATAAATTCCGGGAAGTTCGGCAGGCCGCTGCTATTTTCAGCATTTGAAATCACTTTATAATCTTGGCAATAAAACAGCCATTCTTCTAATAGGCTTCTGCTTTTCTCATTATTGTAAAACATAAAAAATCCAGCCCAGACCTGCTCTGTTTCCCAATAACTCGAGCTGTCGCACTGCATAAGCACGAAGCTGTCTCTTTTGGTCCAGCTTTTATTTAAATAGTAGGCTGTTTTAAAAAAAGCAAATCCGCCGTTATCGGCGCAGTGGGCAAATAGCGGATACAGTGGACTGGTGAACCGCGTGTCCGCATCCGAATACAGCACCAGCGCTCCTTCTTCCACTTTCGATAAAGAGTCCAGTAAAATATACGGCTTCCAGCACCATAGGCCAAAACCTTTCTCATGCTGCAAAATTGCTGCATTGTTACGAGCAAAAGCCGTTCCTTCGAGATCGCTTGGATGATATGAAATGACACGATCAACGCCATATTGCAGCGCAGTCGCGTTTAGTCTATCTTGATAAGATTGAAATTCTGGCGATGCAAAACTTACTAAATAAATCATTCATGACCACTTCCTTCTAACCTATGATCCATCAATGCGAGTTCGATGAATCCATGCATAATCTTTGTTTGTACTCGGCGTCCATCTTGCATAAAAAATATTCGTATTTCGCTCCATCACCTCCTGGAACATCCTGCTCATCCCTGTATCGTAATGGGCCATTGTCAAAGAACGGTTCTCTACATTGGACATCATGCAATATACCTTATAGCCGTAATGCTTAGCCCGAAAGCAAATATCCATGTCGTCTTGATACAAAGGCGCGTAGCCTTCATCCAAGTATCCATACTGCTCCAAAAATGATTTTCGAATGACGAGCGGTCCCCGCATGCAAGCATCCACTTCAAAAACTCGGTTTTTCAAATTCGGATCTGCTTTCTCATCCTGCCTCCAATACACCTCGTTTGCAGAACACGAGATTTGCCCTGGTCCGCTGAGCGTCGTTCCTCTCGGGTAAAAGTTAACGCCTGATAAGCAGCCGACAATGGCACAACTCGTATTTTTGTCCATAAACTGTACAACCTCATAAAAGATATTTTTATCGTTAACATAATTGTCATCCTGCAGAATGACGCAATAAGCACCGGATGATTTTTTTAAGCCGATGTTGTTCGTTTTAATCTCAAAAATATTGGGCGTCGTTTCATAAGCAATACTGTAATCCACTTGAACGGTCTGAAAAAATTGCTTCACCACGTATTCGCTTTGATCGTAGCAGCCATCAAAAATAATTCGGAGTTCAGCATTTTTATATTCGCTCACAGCACGGTGCAGCTCCGCTATTAGGGGAACAATCGTAGCTTCTTTATTAAAAACTGGCAGCGTAATGCTTATTTTCGGATATAGATTCCCGTTCAGGCAATCCTTAATCGTCTTGTCCAGTAACTGCTTATAAGGAAGGTGATATTCCTTTACATATTCAATCGTCTTCTTTTTCCAGTCCACAATCTCTTGATCACTCAGCTGAAGCGTGCGCTGCAGCAGCTGTTTTTGCTGCAAATGATCCAATGGGTCGAATACTCCGATGGGTGAAAAATCGATGCCGGACTGCGCGGTTACAAGCGGTATAGCGCCGTGGATTAGTCCCTGTAAAATCGAAGAATCATATTGGCCTAACGAGGGGTAAACGATAAAATCAGTGTTCGAGAGCAGTTCTGCGCTCTGAGCTTCATTAAGCTCATCACCGTGAACAGACAGCTTATCGCCGAGCACAGCTTTTAATTGCAGCAGCCTATTGTTGAAAAACCTATTTGCAGGCTGCCCCACAACATGCAGCTCTAAATTTTGACTCGCGATGTCTGAACTCGAAAAGAGTAGAAAGACAGCTTCAAAACCATTGCTTAATCCGAGTTTTGGAGCGATATACGTGTACACTCTTCTTTGCCCCGTTTTTACATTTTCCGAAGATGGCAACGTATTGGGTTGATCTAAAGCAGCAATCCCGCCTAACAACATTTTTATTTTCCATTTTGGCAGTCCGCGTTTGATGTAAGAATTGTAGGTTTCAATATTTCCAATTCCGATAATGAAATCAGCTTGATTGATAGACTGTTCCAGCTCGTCAACATTTGGTGCAGCAGTCTCATGGAAAACATCATCTGGCAGGTTATGGCCAGCCTTTAATCTAGACGTGCTGTGGTTGATTTCTTGGGGGTGCAGCCCTGTCGTTATCAATATACTTTTCTTTATATGGCATAGCCCTTTTATACGCGAGAGATGATAGGAGCCGCCGACATACAGATCGTAGCTTTGACCTTGCAGTATCCGCACATCAAAATATGAGGCATTGAACAGCGTTACTGCGCCTATTGGAGCGAGTAAATCATGGAGCGCAGCGGTGAGTTGACCGGCTGCCTTACTGCCCGCAGCTGCCTCATCCGCCTCATAACAAAGCAAGATTCTCATCTTAATTTACCCTCCTCATTTTTAACAGCAATCTATTCTCATTCCTATTGCTGCTGCTCTATTAATCTTTTAATTCCCTCCTCTAGTGTTATTTTTGGCTTCCACTTCGGCACGGCTACCCCCTTGTTCCATGGAATCATAATTTCTCGCGGATGGTAGGGTCGTCCTCCCCAATTCACCTGTAATGGTACATCCATTATTTTTTCGATAATGCCCGCTAACTCCTTTAGTGGAATGAGCTGCTGTGAAGATACGGAATAAACCTCGTTCTTAACTGCCTCTTCATTTAGCAGCTGCTGGGCTGCGAGCATATAAGCTTCAACAACATCATCAATGTGTACAATATCAATCAGCTGCTCTCCAGGTGACATCGCGAGCGGTTTTTGTTCCTTCCCTGCCTTCAGCAGCAACGAAATGATTTTGGATCTCGTATCGTTTGGACCGTAATTATCGAACAGCTCCAGTGTAATTACACGTAACGGCGACGACTCACAATAATAAGCTAAAATATCCGTAAACGCTTGTTTCGAGGCATCATACAGCGATTTTGGGCTATAAAGCTTATTGTCAAAATGCTGTGAGAAGGTTCCCGTATTAATGAATGCATAAACATGCTGCGACAACATCGCCTCCACTAGCTGCGTACCGAAAATAATATTGCTTGTCAGCATCTCTTCTACCTGTCTTGGCGCATACGTAACTGTGGCGAAGGATGCTAAATGAATAACAAGATCGGGCTTTGCAGACTCGACAATTGCGAACATACTGTCAATCGTCCCATCATGCCGATGTATGATGATAGCACCCTGGACATCCTCCAATTGCTTAAGGCTCGACTCATTTCTAGCGATAATGTGCACCTTCCACCCTTCCGCCAAAAGCTTCCGAACGAGGTGTGAGCCAATAAAACCCGTGGCTCCGGTGACTAAAGCTGTTAAGGCTGTACGGGAATTTTTTTCTATCATCGATGTCCCCCCTCAGCTTGTTTTCCCGGCATATTCATGCCATTGCTTCAAACAAACCTGCCGAATATCTTCGTTGCCTTGATAGGCAAGCGTCCACTCAACCACCTTATCCAGCGCCTGATCAAGGGTCCATCTTGGTTTCCAGCCTAAGCGTCGCTGCGCCTTCGAGCAGTCCAGCTTCAGCTCATGGGCTTCATGCGGGTGCTTGCCTATATCCGTATGCACCACTACGCCGCCCCATTTCGCACCAAGTATTTCAACAATCTGGCCTACCGGCCTTGCATCCTCATCGCGAGGACCGAAATTCCAGCCTTCCGCATACTCTGATCCGTTCGCATAAAGTTTCTCTGCAAGCAGCAAATATCCGCTTAAAGGCTCAAGTACATGCTGCCAAGGTCTTATCGCATGCGGGTTTCTAATGCTCACCGCACTGCCGTCCATGAAGGCACGAACCATATCTGGAACTAATCGATTCTGAGCAAAGTCTCCGCCCCCGATGACATTGCCCGCTCTTGCCGTTGCAATGCCGACACCGTGAACCTTCTCATCCTTGCTATGAAAGAAGGAATTGCGATAAGAGGCTGTAACAAGCTCCGAGCAAGCTTTGCTGTTTGAATATGGATCATAACCGCCCAGCCTATCGCTCTCCCTGTAGCCCCATGCCCATTCTTGATTTTCATACACTTTATCTGTCGTTACATTAACAACCGCCTTAATGCCCGCTCCACTCTCCACAGCAAGCTTTACCGCATCAAGCAGATTAACCGTACCCATGACGTTGACTTCAAAAGTATAAGCAGGCGTTTCGTAGGAGGGCTTAACCAGAGCTTGAGCTGCCATATGAATAACGATATCAGGCTCAGCAGCTAACAAAACCTTGCTCAGCCTTGCTGAATCTCTAATATCACCGGTAACGGACTGAATCATCGCATCGATATTGCAAAGCTCATATAAATTAGGCTGCTGCTGCGGTGCTAGCGCATAACCAGTCACCTTGGCGCCCATCGCTGCCAGCCACAAGCAAAGCCAGCTGCCTTTAAAGCCGGTGTGTCCAGTAATGAACACTTTTTTATTGCGCCAAAAGCTTGGATTCATCATGGACACTCCTTTATTTTTTCCAAAGCGCTTTTTCTGATTTCCATAAACCTTCTAAATAGTTTTTATCTCTAAGCGTATCCAGCGGCTGAAAGAACCCCTCATGCTTATAAGCCATAAGCTGTCCATCATTAGCTATCTTCTGCATGCAGTCCATCTCCAGATTTGTATGATCGCCTTCAATATAATCAAGCAGCTGCGGTTCCATTACGAAAAAACCTGAATTAATCCAGCTCCCGTCGCCTTTTGGTTTCTCCATAAAATCAATAACCTTGTTGCTGTCCTTTATATCGAGAGCGCCAAATCTGCCGCTTGGCTGCGTAGCCGTTACTGTAGCCAGCTTGTTATGAGAGCAGTGAAAAGCTGACAGCTTGCCAATATCGATGTCCGAAACCCCGTCGCCGTACGTCAGCATAAATGTTTTGTTTCCTAAATACGGCTGAACTCGCTTTAGCCTGCCGCCCGTCATCGTTTCTTTGCCTGTGTCGACCAACGTGATTTTCCAAGGTTCAATGGAAGATTCATGAATTGTCATTTCGTTTCGATTCGATAAATCAAAGGTCACATCCGAGTGATGCAAAAAATAATGATAGAAATATTCTTTGATGAAATAACCTTTGTAGCCCAAACAAATCACAAAATCAGTAAAGCCGTAATGCGCATAGGTTTGCATGATATGCCATAAGATTGGCTTATCCCCAATGTCGATCATCGGTTTTGGTTTCATGAGCGACTCCTCGCTTATTCTAGTGCCGAACCCACCTGCTAGAATGACCACTTTCGTATTTTTATCTATCGTCCGCATAGAAACATCCTCTCTTTCTCTCAAATATACTTTGCCATCTTCCTATGTTTATTCATTCAATAGTTTGTTGTTCTGATGAATACCCAGTCTGTGAAAATTTAATAGATGCGATCAAGCAATGGAATACAGGCGCTTCACGCCTATCGATTGCCCGTACCATGCCAAATTATCGACATAGAATACATTGAACGAGGTTTCTTGAAAATAAGGAGGGATAACGCTTGTCTCAAACCGTTGTCAAACGAAAACCAGCTTCGAATAAGCGGATGAAACGACAAAGTAAAAAAATAAATCGCACGTCCGCAAATACGCGTCGCAGAGCTTCTCGCAAGGGGAAGATGCTGCTGCGGTCAAATCGAATAAACAAACGAGCAAGAGGATGGAAACGCGGCATCCTCGCCCGTAAAGTACCAGCTGCTCCAATAGCTCCTGCTGCTCCTGCTTCTACTCTTGTTGAACAGCCAAGCGACGGAGGGGCAGCGCCTATTTTAATACCGCTGACGGGTATTATTTTCAGCAAGGATCGAGCCCTCCAGCTGGATGCAGCCCTGCGATCGCTTTACTTGCATGCCCTCGATATTTCCAATTTTCACATGAAGGTCCTTTACAAGACATCGAGCGATTTTTATGAATCACAATATGAACGACTCAAAAACGAATACCCGTTGGTACAATTTATTAAAGAGGAGCAATTCAAAGAGCAGGTTATCGCTTCGATGGAACCCTATACCTATGTTCTATTCATCGTGGATGATTGCTTGTTCGTTCGCGATTTCACGCTGCAGTCCGTCATGAACACATTAGCTGCGCACAACGATTTGATTGGCTTTTCCTTAAGACTGGGACCAAACATTCGTTACTGCTACACGATGAGTGCTGAACAGTCTATTCCATGGCATCACATTATCGAGTATGGCTATCGCAAGTTTGACTGGACATCGGCGCAGTATGAATTCGGCTATCCGATTGAAGTTTCCAGCTCGGTATACCGCACAACTCATCTTCTTCCTCATCTGAGAAACTTGGATTTCTCCAACCCCAATACGCTTGAAGGATGTATGGCAGGACGTGCGCAGGAGCTGTCTGAGGGGCGCCAGTTTCTAGCATGCAGCGAAGTATCCTTAGCGTTTTGCAACCCGCTCAACGTCGTTCAGAATGTCTATGCCAACCGCGCAGGAAGCAATAAGGAATACTCGCCGCAAGAGCTTGCTTTGCTATTTGAGAACGGTGATCGTATAAACGTAAACAAATATGCAAACTATATCCCAGCCGCATGCCACGAGCAGGTAGACATCTTTTAATAGCTGTTCCTATCATTCATCCACAAAAAAAACGTAAGCAGCTCGGAAAAATCCGAACCGCTTACGTTTTTTTATGCCGCTAGCTTCTCAAAAAGCTATGGCCGCCGAAGTTGTTTTTATCGCGAATTAATATTTTCATTGGAAACGGAAGCTGCTGGCCCTCCACGTAACCATAGGATGGATTCATCACTTTAGGAGACTTGTCGATTAAATATTTATTTAAATGCGATTCGTCATGCCAAATGGCATTGATCCCATTATTCATATCCGTTCTAATATTGTCATCCAGAACACGAATGAGATTCGTATAGTGCTCCGTTCGGCCGCCGTTCAACCCACCCATAAAGTAGTAGCTTCCTGCGCCCTCCGGAATATAGGCTAAGCTTTGTTGATTTTTCTCAAAATCAAGCTCGTGGCGCGCTTTATTGTAGAAGCCTGGATGCTGGACCGCAACGATGCCCTCGTGAATAGGCAATATTTCTTCCCTTACAACATCAACGAATTGCATATTGGCATTAAAGAAAAATACAAAATCACATTCCTGCTGCAGCTGATGCACCACGTTTCTAAACATCGCATATCGCAGCAGCGTATTGCCCGGCCATCCAAGATTATCCTGAGGAATCTTCAAAATGTTCGATCTCTCTTCATCAACGATGTGGTCGGCATCTGTGAATACATAATAGTTTTTCTGGTAGCCCGGCAAGAAATAAGCTTCGGCGCTCCGATAAAAGTTTTCCCAGAAAATACTGTATTTCCCTGTGCATATATAAAGAATCCCGATTCGAGATCCGGCTACACTCGCAATTTCTGCTTCACTCGGCATTTGTGTAGTCAGATAAGGGGATGCATTTGCGCTTTCTGGCTGTGCTTGCGAGAGGACAGCACCTTGATTGGTCATATAAGACTCTTGATGCGCATCCTCAAAACCTTTAGAATGCCCTTCTCTATACCCTTGCTCATAACCTGTGTGAAACGGTCCGCTTCTTTTTCTCCCTCTTGCACCGCTTCTCAACCCTTTTTTTAATGTTTTACCTCGCCGTTTCCCTTTTTTTACACCATATTTGTTTTTGCGGCTGCTTAATTTCCCGCCGGCTTTCAACGTTTTTTTTACGCTCGTTTTTTTAATAGCTGTACTTTTTTTTCGTTTCGTCAGCATGCTGCCGTCCTCCTAAACTTGAAATTATATATTATTAGCCTTAATGATCGGAGGAGCTACAATAGGGAAGCCTTCCGAATACTGGTTTTTGTCGGCCTGCGTTAAAGGACGAACATAACGCTGCTCCAGTCCCCATGCCTTATAGGCATATTTTGTCGTCATCCGGTGCAGCTTGCCCTGTATAATCTGGTACATTTCGCCGTCTTGCGTTTTTACTAAACTGCCTTCAGCGAAATTGGTTGTGAGCGCCGATAATGCAGCTATTCTCTGCTGCAGCACTGCAATCGAAATGTCTCCTCCTATCGGCCAGTTCCATAAATCAAGCTGCGGCAATCTTACTGCATCCACATGCATTAAGTCTGAAGACCGCACGATATATCGATATCCATTTTCTACCCAATAGACATTCGAATCGGTTCCTTTAACAACGATATGGCTAGGGTAAAAGTTTGTTCCTGTTCTCTTTTCATTAGGCGATGCCGAATTCATTACCGCCTCCAGCCTGCTGATCTGATCCCAGTCGCCCCATTTTTCACGAAAAAAAGCGTTATTAAGCAAGGAAGCATCCAGAAACGAACGCATCGTCACACTGCCATAATGATGGATGAATGTATCCTCCGCAATTACTAGATCGAGACCAAGCAATTGTATCCGAAGATAAAAGTCTACATCCTCGCAGGTCCCAATGACATATCCCTCATCCATATACCCGACTCTTTGAAGCACCTCTCTGGATAAAAGCAAGCAAAAGCCCATTATGGCATTCGTTTTTCTCCATCGTACCGGGTTAATATGATTGTAATTTTGGGCAAACTGCTGCATTTCTTTCATGTTTTTGTAGCTGACATCAATCTTTTGATCATTCGACAAATAATTGGTTACCGGACCAACAAGACCAATCGATGGGTTGCTGTTCAAGCACGACAATAAATTCGACAGCCAGTTTTTCGTCACGATCGTATCATTGTTAAGAATGAGAATCGACGTACCTTTTGCCATCATCAGGCCTTGATTGACACCACCGGAAAAACCTAAGTTCTCTTGAAAAATTTTATAGCGCAATCGCCCTGCCCGCGACTTTAAATAGGCAGCCGTTCCGTCCGTTGAGCCATTATCAATAATGATGATTTCATAAGATTGCGGCGTATATTTATGAATGCTCTCTATACAATTTCGTAAATAGTTCAACTGGTTATAGGTTGGAATAATAATGCTTGTGCCTTCAAAAGGCTGCTGATAGCTTGCTGCTCCACTCGCCTTGCCATCCCGATAACCAGCTGCATAGCTCGCTTGAAAGTTGGTTCGCTTTATTTTACGGACTGCTTTTATACGCCTGCGCGGATATCGCTTGCGCATCTCGATTCACCTCCCACGATCTTGTTTAGCTATCATGATGGAAAGACGATTTGAAGCAGCTGGCTGAGCCGCTTCTCGTAGGTATGCTGCTCCAGCGTTTTTATAAATCCTCTTAATGCGATTTGGTTCCTCTTTTGCTCGTCCTGCAGGTAATATGCAATTTTATCAGCCAGCTCATTTGGTGAAGAGTACGTTTCAAGCTCAGTTCCCGGTACATAAAAATCGCTTAAATCCTGACGAACATCTGTAAGCTGAAATGCTCCGGCAGCCGCAATTTCATACGTACGAGGGTTGATCGACAAGCCGGGAAGGTTGCGGCTATTTTTGTTATGCACCTTGTCGTCATGGGAACGATGAATATTGATGACAATCTTGGCGCCATTGTAATAGCTCGCTGCCTCTTCTGAGCTGATCCATGAAATGCGGATGCCTTTGCTTAGGCTTTTG from Paenibacillus sp. FSL K6-3182 carries:
- a CDS encoding family 6 glucosyltransferase, coding for MLTKRKKSTAIKKTSVKKTLKAGGKLSSRKNKYGVKKGKRRGKTLKKGLRSGARGRKRSGPFHTGYEQGYREGHSKGFEDAHQESYMTNQGAVLSQAQPESANASPYLTTQMPSEAEIASVAGSRIGILYICTGKYSIFWENFYRSAEAYFLPGYQKNYYVFTDADHIVDEERSNILKIPQDNLGWPGNTLLRYAMFRNVVHQLQQECDFVFFFNANMQFVDVVREEILPIHEGIVAVQHPGFYNKARHELDFEKNQQSLAYIPEGAGSYYFMGGLNGGRTEHYTNLIRVLDDNIRTDMNNGINAIWHDESHLNKYLIDKSPKVMNPSYGYVEGQQLPFPMKILIRDKNNFGGHSFLRS
- a CDS encoding glycosyltransferase family 2 protein, whose amino-acid sequence is MRKRYPRRRIKAVRKIKRTNFQASYAAGYRDGKASGAASYQQPFEGTSIIIPTYNQLNYLRNCIESIHKYTPQSYEIIIIDNGSTDGTAAYLKSRAGRLRYKIFQENLGFSGGVNQGLMMAKGTSILILNNDTIVTKNWLSNLLSCLNSNPSIGLVGPVTNYLSNDQKIDVSYKNMKEMQQFAQNYNHINPVRWRKTNAIMGFCLLLSREVLQRVGYMDEGYVIGTCEDVDFYLRIQLLGLDLVIAEDTFIHHYGSVTMRSFLDASLLNNAFFREKWGDWDQISRLEAVMNSASPNEKRTGTNFYPSHIVVKGTDSNVYWVENGYRYIVRSSDLMHVDAVRLPQLDLWNWPIGGDISIAVLQQRIAALSALTTNFAEGSLVKTQDGEMYQIIQGKLHRMTTKYAYKAWGLEQRYVRPLTQADKNQYSEGFPIVAPPIIKANNI